The following proteins are co-located in the Terriglobia bacterium genome:
- a CDS encoding alkaline phosphatase family protein produces the protein MPQDIEHVIVLMMENRSFDHMLGWLQEPGYDIDGLTGGEWNPIDPSVPPGPNNKVVVTRNAQDVTPHDPGHGFHDVNVQLFSNPSGPPPSDAIGANRGFIFNYAQQDDVTLSTAPAIMDCFDPANLPVLTTLAKEFAVCKRWYSSVPGPTWPNRFFAHAATSKGYLDNSQLHNYDMRSIFENLSAAGRTWSNYYHEISQTWELQRLDTDALRNNFKSYGQFRKDAKQGKLPSYSFIEPKYFWWFGSANDQHPPHGVKAGEALIADVYHCVRTSPLWEKCLLLIVYDEHGGFYDHVPPTAATPPDNYQSQFKFDRYGVRVPAILISPYIGKGAIVGETFDHASVPATLKELFKLDSFLTRRDEAARAFSGVADLASARADTPEDVSTSVHSRIIQESLREPSVEEISTAAGTGVASSAPLTSLQRSLIGVANSLPTGEDPQLRAHRTGRLLRTEYDGALHVRDTVARFLHHLSGP, from the coding sequence ATGCCGCAGGATATCGAACACGTCATCGTTCTGATGATGGAAAACCGCTCCTTCGATCACATGCTGGGCTGGCTGCAGGAGCCGGGCTATGACATTGATGGCCTGACGGGCGGAGAGTGGAACCCCATCGATCCCAGCGTGCCGCCAGGCCCGAACAACAAGGTTGTCGTGACCCGAAACGCTCAAGACGTTACGCCCCACGATCCTGGCCACGGGTTTCATGATGTCAATGTTCAGCTTTTCAGCAATCCCAGTGGTCCTCCGCCTTCCGATGCGATTGGCGCAAACAGGGGATTCATCTTCAACTACGCGCAACAAGATGACGTTACCCTCTCCACGGCGCCCGCCATCATGGATTGTTTCGATCCAGCCAATCTGCCGGTGCTCACGACGCTTGCCAAAGAATTTGCGGTGTGCAAGCGCTGGTATTCCTCGGTGCCCGGCCCCACCTGGCCCAATCGCTTCTTTGCGCATGCTGCAACGTCCAAAGGCTATCTGGACAACAGCCAGCTTCACAATTACGACATGCGGTCCATCTTTGAAAACCTGTCGGCGGCGGGCCGGACGTGGTCGAACTATTACCACGAAATTTCGCAGACCTGGGAACTCCAGCGTTTGGATACCGACGCGCTGCGAAACAATTTCAAGAGCTATGGCCAGTTCAGGAAAGATGCGAAGCAGGGAAAGCTGCCGAGCTATTCCTTTATTGAACCGAAATATTTCTGGTGGTTTGGCAGCGCCAATGACCAGCATCCGCCGCACGGCGTCAAAGCCGGCGAGGCGCTGATCGCGGACGTTTACCACTGCGTGCGGACGTCACCGCTGTGGGAAAAGTGCCTGCTGCTGATCGTTTACGATGAGCACGGCGGGTTCTATGACCATGTCCCGCCCACGGCGGCAACGCCGCCGGACAACTACCAATCTCAATTCAAGTTCGATCGGTACGGTGTGCGCGTTCCGGCCATTCTGATCTCTCCTTACATCGGGAAGGGAGCGATCGTCGGCGAAACCTTTGACCACGCCTCGGTCCCCGCTACGCTGAAGGAACTTTTTAAGCTCGATTCATTCCTGACCAGGCGTGATGAAGCAGCCAGGGCGTTTTCCGGTGTGGCTGACCTCGCAAGCGCCAGGGCCGACACGCCGGAGGACGTTTCAACTTCGGTCCACAGCAGAATTATCCAGGAAAGCCTGCGGGAGCCGAGCGTCGAGGAGATTTCGACGGCTGCTGGGACGGGGGTCGCATCTTCCGCGCCACTCACCAGCCTCCAGCGGAGCCTGATTGGCGTGGCGAACAGTCTTCCGACGGGCGAGGACCCCCAGCTTCGCGCGCACCGGACCGGCCGGCTGTTGCGCACCGAGTATGACGGCGCGCTGCACGTGCGGGACACCGTGGCAAGGTTTCTACACCACTTGAGCGGCCCTTAG
- a CDS encoding sulfite exporter TauE/SafE family protein: MTISDGILLFFAALAAGIQNSIAGGGTFFSFPALIFAGVPPIQANATSTIALWPGILASAGAYRKKMPRNARILAPLCLVSALGGYFGAHLLLHTPQRTFMRLIPFLFLGATLLFAFGKSGTSRSKHAEGTGNPSWRAMAGLSAIQFAIAVYGGFFGGGIGILMLAFLTFLPLGDIHSTNALKTVLAAMINLVAVIAFIVARIVYWPQAVVMLAGAAIGGYGGAHFAQKLNPSHVRTFIVCVGLVMSFYFLWRYF, encoded by the coding sequence ATGACCATATCTGACGGCATTCTTCTGTTCTTCGCGGCGCTTGCGGCGGGTATTCAAAATTCGATCGCCGGCGGTGGAACGTTCTTCTCATTTCCCGCCCTGATCTTTGCCGGCGTTCCGCCCATACAGGCCAATGCAACATCCACAATCGCTTTATGGCCCGGGATCCTCGCCAGCGCCGGTGCCTATCGAAAGAAGATGCCTCGCAACGCACGGATCCTGGCGCCTCTGTGCCTAGTCAGCGCCCTCGGCGGATATTTCGGGGCCCATCTGCTGCTTCACACCCCGCAACGCACCTTTATGCGCCTGATACCTTTCCTGTTCCTCGGGGCCACCCTGCTGTTCGCATTCGGGAAGAGCGGAACAAGCCGTTCAAAGCACGCCGAAGGAACAGGCAACCCCTCATGGAGAGCCATGGCCGGGTTGAGCGCGATCCAGTTTGCCATCGCAGTTTACGGAGGTTTTTTCGGTGGCGGGATTGGAATTCTCATGCTCGCTTTTTTGACCTTTTTGCCGCTCGGGGACATTCACTCGACGAACGCATTGAAAACCGTCCTCGCGGCCATGATCAACCTCGTCGCCGTCATTGCCTTCATCGTGGCGCGAATCGTCTACTGGCCACAGGCAGTCGTGATGCTGGCAGGGGCCGCGATCGGTGGCTATGGCGGAGCGCATTTTGCCCAAAAACTCAATCCCTCGCACGTTCGGACTTTTATCGTTTGCGTTGGCCTGGTCATGTCCTTTTATTTCCTTTGGCGCTACTTCTGA
- a CDS encoding AsmA family protein: protein MSARSRKYLMTAVVVVVVLAILCVLVVPTLVDVNRYRPQVAALLESSTGKPARIGRLHLTLFPHIAIQVDDFALENPKGFPPGDFFKAQRIDALLETGPLLHRQIVIQSLLVKGPVIHLLSNSAGRWNYENPATPASKNPGAPQNGGPSFSLGAISQVNIDDGQVTIANLLPSGAVGPTYFDGRGISCRFHDVNINALSAPASSSGPSSGGRIVPASNNPAPSVAHGSFHADSLRFGNIQATSVDSGIQVFPKQAYLDPLALKLAGGSVKGDAASDFSQENPLFSARTSFQKIDVAQLLNTIPEARGKMSGTMEGNLDLQGEAAHSSDPLAGLRGTGKVSIRDGRLPTLQLNKNLLVLVRIAGVGATSGDPASFSSISADLNLANQQLASQRIAIVSTDVNVNASGVLDIAKSNLMKYAGTALVPARQGELTNLVANISGASFANGKLSFPFELHGTLDNPRFSLKTGKGVLGGLPAPAGGQGSPAGNTIQNLMNLFQKKKSTTNPPK from the coding sequence ATGTCTGCCCGCAGTCGAAAGTATTTGATGACTGCCGTTGTCGTTGTAGTGGTGCTGGCAATACTGTGTGTGCTGGTGGTTCCCACGCTGGTGGACGTCAACCGCTATCGTCCTCAGGTCGCGGCGCTGCTTGAGAGCAGTACTGGAAAGCCTGCCCGGATCGGGCGGCTGCATCTCACCCTCTTTCCTCATATCGCCATCCAGGTTGATGACTTTGCTTTGGAGAATCCCAAAGGCTTTCCGCCCGGCGACTTCTTCAAGGCGCAACGAATCGATGCGCTGCTTGAGACAGGTCCGCTTTTGCATCGGCAGATCGTCATTCAATCCCTGCTCGTGAAAGGGCCTGTAATCCACCTGCTCAGCAATTCGGCAGGCAGATGGAACTATGAGAACCCTGCAACTCCAGCCAGCAAGAACCCCGGCGCGCCGCAAAACGGCGGACCCAGCTTTTCACTGGGCGCCATTTCCCAGGTCAACATTGACGACGGCCAGGTGACGATCGCCAACCTGCTGCCCTCCGGCGCTGTGGGGCCCACTTATTTCGACGGGCGCGGAATCTCATGCCGCTTCCACGACGTGAACATCAACGCCCTCTCCGCGCCAGCTTCTTCTTCAGGACCTTCCAGCGGCGGGCGCATCGTCCCCGCCAGCAACAATCCGGCGCCATCGGTCGCCCACGGCTCGTTTCACGCGGACTCCCTGCGATTTGGGAACATCCAGGCAACATCGGTGGACTCCGGCATCCAGGTTTTCCCCAAGCAGGCTTATCTGGACCCTCTCGCTCTGAAGCTGGCAGGCGGATCAGTCAAGGGAGACGCGGCTTCAGACTTCTCGCAGGAAAATCCGCTCTTCAGCGCCCGGACCTCTTTCCAGAAAATCGACGTGGCGCAACTGCTCAACACCATCCCGGAGGCGCGCGGCAAGATGTCGGGAACCATGGAAGGGAACCTCGATCTGCAGGGCGAAGCTGCCCATTCGAGTGATCCGCTGGCCGGACTTAGGGGCACAGGCAAAGTGAGCATTCGCGACGGAAGGCTTCCCACTCTGCAACTGAACAAGAACCTGCTGGTCCTGGTCCGGATAGCGGGCGTGGGAGCAACCTCTGGCGATCCGGCTTCATTCTCCTCAATCTCGGCGGACCTCAATCTTGCGAACCAGCAACTCGCCAGCCAGCGCATCGCAATCGTGAGCACGGACGTGAACGTGAATGCATCCGGCGTGCTGGACATCGCGAAATCCAACCTGATGAAATATGCCGGAACGGCCCTGGTGCCGGCGCGGCAAGGCGAATTAACCAATCTCGTCGCCAATATTTCAGGCGCCAGCTTCGCCAACGGCAAGCTCTCATTCCCATTTGAGCTGCACGGTACGCTCGACAACCCCAGGTTTTCTCTCAAGACTGGAAAGGGTGTCCTGGGTGGACTGCCCGCTCCGGCCGGCGGACAGGGATCCCCAGCCGGCAACACCATCCAGAACCTTATGAACCTGTTCCAGAAAAAGAAGTCAACCACGAACCCTCCGAAATGA